TCATTGGACGCCGTACCCGAATCAGCTGCGCCTGCAGGCGTTCAGCCACCTTGCATCCGGTGCGAATATGGTTGCTTACTGGCACTGGCACTCTATCCATAACTCGTTTGAAACGTACTGGAAAGGGCTGCTCAGCCATGATCTGAAGCCGAACCCGGTGTACAACGAAGCGAAAACCATCGGAGCCGATTTCGAGCGCTTGTCTCCAAAACTGGTGAATTTGAAAAAGAATAATAAAGTTGCGATTCTTGTCAGCAATGAATCACTGACAGGCATGCAGTGGTTTCCGTTTCACCATGAAACAGAGCTGCGTTATAACGACATTGTCCGGCTGATGTACGACGCGTTATATAACTTAAATGTAGAATGCGATATTATCCACCCGGAAACCGGCCGTCTTGAAGACTATTCACTGATTCTTGTTCCATGTCTATATGTGGCGCCGGATGAACTGCTGGAACGGTTAAACACGTATGTAGAAAATGGCGGCCACGCCGTCTTTACGTTTAAATCCGGCTTTACAAATGAACATCTGCAGGTCCGCACCACCATGCAGCCTGGCTTAATTGAAAAAGCCTGCGGTGTTCAGTATCAAATGTTTGTGAAACCGAAAAACGTGAAGCTGGCTGATCATGCCTATGAAGTTGAACCGGAGCAAAATAACGTGCACACATGGATGGAGCTTTTAGTTCCTGTCACAGCGGAAACCTTAGCCCGCTATAACCACCCAGCTTGGGGCAGTTACGCGGCGATTACCGGAAACGAGTATGGAAAAGGTTATGCAACCTATATCGGGTGTATGGTCTCCACTGAAGTAATGTCCGGTATTTTACAACAGTCGTTAAAACGGGCAGGGCTCTGGGGAGTTGAACAGGCGTATTCATTCCCGCTCATTATCAAAAGCGGAACCAACCAAGACGGCAGGCAGATTAAATATGTATTTAACTATTCCTGGGAGCCTCAAACGCTGTCGTCTCCGTATGGGAATGCGGTGGAACTGCAATCAGGCCGTTCTGTTCACACAGGACAGGAGATATTGATAGAGCCATGGTCATTTCTATTATTGGAAATTGAATAAAGGAGCTAAGACGGCATGCAGAACATAAAGTGGATATCTACGACACGCGAACAATACTGGCAGGAAAAGCAGCCGGAGCAAGGTGTGGAAGCTGCGGTTAATTTAACAGTGACCGATGAAGCTAAACGTGTTATCGAAGGATTCGGCGGCTGCTTTAATGAACTAGGCTACCACGCCCTTGGGCAGCTGGAAGAAAGCGAGCAGCACAAAGTATACGATGCGCTTTTCTCACCGGAAGGCGACTGCCGCTTCACGATTTGCCGGCTTCCAATTGGTGCGAGTGACTATGCGCTTCAATGGTACAGCCACAATGAAACAGAAAACGACTTCGAGATGGAACACTTCAGCATTGAACGGGACAGCCGCTTTTTAATTCCTTATATTAAAGAAGCATTAAAGCGAAACCCGGATTTGCAGCTGTTTGCTTCCCCGTGGAGCCCGCCGACGTGGATGAAGTTTCCGAAAGCTTATAATTACGGCACTATCCGCTGGGAGCCTGAGATTTTAAAGGCATATGCGCTTTATTTTGTAAAATTTGTGCAGGCTTATGCCGAAGAAGGCATTACGATTCATCAAGTTCACGTCCAGAATGAAGTCGTAGCCGACCAGAAATTTCCGTCCTGTGTCTGGACCGGGGAACAGCTGCGTGAATTTATTCGGGATTATTTAGGCCCAGCTTTTAAAGAGCATGGCCTTCAAACGGAAATTTGGCTGGGAACAATTAATGGCATTGTAGAAGATTTATTTACGAAATCCGCTTCTGATTATGATGCCATTGCCGCCCCGACGTTAAGTGATCCGGAAGCGGCCCACTATGTTGCGGGAGTCGGCTACCAGTGGGCGGGCAAATACGCCCTCCAGCAAACTGTCCAAAGCTATCCGGAAAAGCGGTATATGCAGACCGAGAATGAGTGCGGGGATGGAAAAAACACATGGGAGTATGCCCAGTACGTATTTAACTTGTACCGGCATTACTTTGTAAACGGCGTGAATGCTTATGTTTATTGGAATATGGTATTAGAGCCGGAAGGGAAAAGTACGTGGGGGTGGAAGCAAAACGCGATGATCACGGCTCAGGTGACGGAACAAAAAGCCCTTTTTAATCCCGAATATTATGTGATGAAGCATTTTTCGCATTTTATCGAACCAGGTGCCCGCCGCCTTGAAACGACGGGTCCGTGGACAGGAACAACGGTTGCTTTTCAGAATCCTGATGGAACAAAAGTGGTTGTTCTTCAAAACCCGTTTAATGAAGAACGAGAAACACAGATCAGTATTGATGGTGCCGCATACACATTTTTGCTGGAAGCAGAATCTTTTCATACGATTTCCTGGTGAAACATGTTAATTATGTGAAAGGGAATCCAGTAATTTACGGTAAGCGTCATAGAAGCAGAAAGTCATGATGAACTGAGAAATAAAAAACTCGCAGCTTGTAAACAATCAGCCGGATTTGAAAACAATAAAATGTCAATGATTCATCCATGAAAGGGAAACACCACTCATCAGGTGTTTCCTTTTTTGTTTGTATCTCTATCTGGGAGGTTCCTTGGATTAAAAGCTGGCAAAATTGGCATACTGTTGATATATGTGAAAGCTCTCTCATATAAGGGCAAAGCAGGAGTGAAGTTAGAAATGAAAAAATTATGGAACAAGCTTGGAAAAAAAGAGAAAAAACCTATTGAATACACTGAAGAGACTGAATCGGATGCAAATCATCAGAAACTTGAAACCAATCTTGAAGCAAATATTAAAAACATTCAAGAGACTCTTGGCTACAGTGCTGATATCGTCGTCCGCACATTTAAAATAGGAAGCAGTTCTGGGCAGAATGCTGCCGTTATTTTTATCAATGGATTAGTGGATAAAGAACACGTGGGCAACTTCATTATCGATAAAGTCATGGATGATCACAGGGAATTAAACAGTTCGTCAGCCGGCACGTTATTTACAGGGATGAAAGAACAAATGATCACTGTGGCGGAAGTCGGGGAAACACAAGAGTGGAACAAAACCATCCAGGCTCTTGTGTCAGGGAAGACCATTCTCTTACTCGATGGATGGGACCAGGCGATGATCTGTCCTTTAAAAGGCGGGGCAACAAGAGCCATTTCGGAACCTTCTTCCGAGCAGTCGATTCGCGGACCACAGGAGAGTTTTATTGAATCCCTTCATACAAACGTTGCAATGGTTCGCCGGAGAATTAAAAGTGCTCATTTGCGGGTTGAATCGGTAAAGATCGGTGAAATTACCGAAACAGAAGTCACGATTATGTACGTTAAAGGGATTGCGAATGAAAAAATTTTAACCGAGCTCAAAGAGCGCCTTCGAAAAGTTGAAGTCGATGAATTGATCGGCTCTAATACCATTGAAGAGTGGATCCGGGATGGTCCAAGATCTGTATGGCCGACTATTTACAACACGCAGCGGCCGGATGTAGTGATGGGGGAGCTAATGGAAGGACGTATTGCAGTTTTTGTTGACGGAACGCCCAACACGTTAATTTTGCCGGCAACATTTATTGAGTTTTTTCAGTCGGCGGAAGATTATTATATGCATTGGAGCATAGCCAGTTTTTTAAGGATGCTGCGGCTAGTGGGTATTTCAAGTACGCTGCTTTTTCCTTCTTTTTATATTGCTTTCTTGTCTTTTCATCCAGACCTTATTCCCACACCTTTATTGATCAGCCTGGCAGCTCAGCGGCAGGAAGTTCCGTTTCCGCTTTTTATTGAAGTGCTGCTGCTGGAATTAACCTTTGAATTTCTGCGGGAAGCAGGACTGCGAATGCCGAAACAGGTGGGACAGGCCGTATCGATTGTAGGGGCTCTTGTGCTAGGGGAGGCGGCTGTATCAGCAGGAATTGTTTCAAGTGCCACGGTGATTATTGTAGCAGCAACAGCCATCGCCAGTTTTACAATGTCAAACCACTCCATGATAGATGCTGTACGGATCCTTCGCTTCGGCATGATTATCTTAGCCTCTTCTTTAGGGCTTTATGGAATTGGGCTTGGTCTCATTATTCTCATTGCACATACGAGCAGCCTGCGCTCATTTGGCGTTCCCTATTTAACACCATTCGCTCCGCTTATT
The genomic region above belongs to Domibacillus sp. DTU_2020_1001157_1_SI_ALB_TIR_016 and contains:
- a CDS encoding beta-galactosidase, with product MEKLLYGVAYYDEYMPYERLQTDIQMMKEAGINVVRIAESTWSTHEPQNGVFDFTSVNRVLDAMLQAEISVIVGTPTYAVPTWMVKEHPEVLAETKQGPGKYGARQIMDITSPIYLFYAERIIRKLMEQVSGHPAVIGYQIDNETKHYDTSGPNVQLQFIKYLKEKFKTTEALNKEFGLAYWSNKVNAWEDMPSVVGTINGSLGGEFSKFQRGLVDQFLAWQVDIVKEYRKPNQFITQNFDFEWRGYSFGVQPNVNHFTASEPFDITGVDIYHPTQDDLTGIEISFGGDVARSTKQQNYLVLETEAQAFSHWTPYPNQLRLQAFSHLASGANMVAYWHWHSIHNSFETYWKGLLSHDLKPNPVYNEAKTIGADFERLSPKLVNLKKNNKVAILVSNESLTGMQWFPFHHETELRYNDIVRLMYDALYNLNVECDIIHPETGRLEDYSLILVPCLYVAPDELLERLNTYVENGGHAVFTFKSGFTNEHLQVRTTMQPGLIEKACGVQYQMFVKPKNVKLADHAYEVEPEQNNVHTWMELLVPVTAETLARYNHPAWGSYAAITGNEYGKGYATYIGCMVSTEVMSGILQQSLKRAGLWGVEQAYSFPLIIKSGTNQDGRQIKYVFNYSWEPQTLSSPYGNAVELQSGRSVHTGQEILIEPWSFLLLEIE
- a CDS encoding glycoside hydrolase family 30 protein translates to MQNIKWISTTREQYWQEKQPEQGVEAAVNLTVTDEAKRVIEGFGGCFNELGYHALGQLEESEQHKVYDALFSPEGDCRFTICRLPIGASDYALQWYSHNETENDFEMEHFSIERDSRFLIPYIKEALKRNPDLQLFASPWSPPTWMKFPKAYNYGTIRWEPEILKAYALYFVKFVQAYAEEGITIHQVHVQNEVVADQKFPSCVWTGEQLREFIRDYLGPAFKEHGLQTEIWLGTINGIVEDLFTKSASDYDAIAAPTLSDPEAAHYVAGVGYQWAGKYALQQTVQSYPEKRYMQTENECGDGKNTWEYAQYVFNLYRHYFVNGVNAYVYWNMVLEPEGKSTWGWKQNAMITAQVTEQKALFNPEYYVMKHFSHFIEPGARRLETTGPWTGTTVAFQNPDGTKVVVLQNPFNEERETQISIDGAAYTFLLEAESFHTISW
- a CDS encoding spore germination protein, producing MKKLWNKLGKKEKKPIEYTEETESDANHQKLETNLEANIKNIQETLGYSADIVVRTFKIGSSSGQNAAVIFINGLVDKEHVGNFIIDKVMDDHRELNSSSAGTLFTGMKEQMITVAEVGETQEWNKTIQALVSGKTILLLDGWDQAMICPLKGGATRAISEPSSEQSIRGPQESFIESLHTNVAMVRRRIKSAHLRVESVKIGEITETEVTIMYVKGIANEKILTELKERLRKVEVDELIGSNTIEEWIRDGPRSVWPTIYNTQRPDVVMGELMEGRIAVFVDGTPNTLILPATFIEFFQSAEDYYMHWSIASFLRMLRLVGISSTLLFPSFYIAFLSFHPDLIPTPLLISLAAQRQEVPFPLFIEVLLLELTFEFLREAGLRMPKQVGQAVSIVGALVLGEAAVSAGIVSSATVIIVAATAIASFTMSNHSMIDAVRILRFGMIILASSLGLYGIGLGLIILIAHTSSLRSFGVPYLTPFAPLIFTDLKDTLIRVSKPFMSTRPRLIAQKKVSKVGNTDTLGPAPRDRQTQENHSQRDPNEY